The following coding sequences lie in one Anguilla anguilla isolate fAngAng1 chromosome 14, fAngAng1.pri, whole genome shotgun sequence genomic window:
- the rexo4 gene encoding RNA exonuclease 4, which yields MSKIKPKKSDMTVVSKTPSNNKPKAGKKKKFWKYSENVTSAQHKKKNLFALPPNDPQLFSTNWKALQEALKMSTKVKETAVDQLDKNQSSSHGNVQKNHSGHTANKTDNVKPTQVYPKNKDGPVPLKLNENSSLLPSESKQSKGLKRKHKDGKALVETSEQKSKKKGIKKVEEQAVKKPTEEDIWFDDVDPDDMEATVGTEAADIIRRRRGTKTDQKSSDATLVKEHAFEGLTKAVAMDCEMVGVGPEGEESIVARVSLVNHFGKCIYDKYVKPTERVTDYRTAVSGIRPKDIINGEDVKTVQKEVADILQGRILVGHAIHNDLKILFLDHPKKKIRDTQKYKPFKKTVKSGRPSLKLLCEKILHVKVQQGEHSSVQDAQATMRLYTLVKKQWEMDIKARHKANGSTKEKTERKPRLPKSKSS from the exons ATGTCCAAAATTAAGCCAAAAAAGTCTGACATGACTGTCGTATCGAAGACGCCAAGCAACAACAAGCCAAAAGCTGGGAAGAAAAAGAAGTTTTGGAAATATTCTGAAaatgtgacatcagcacagcaTAAGAAGAAAAACTTATTTGCTCTTCCTCCCAATGATCCCCAACTGTTCTCAACCAACTGGAAAGCACTGCAAGAG GCATTAAAAATGAGCACCAAGGTGAAAGAGACTGCAGTTGATCAACTTGATAAGAACCAGAGCTCCAGCCATGGGAACGTTCAGAAGAACCATTCTGGACATACTGCCAACAAGACTGATAATGTCAAACCTACACAGGTGTACCCAAAAAACAAAGATGGTCCTGTTCCATTAAAACTCAATGAGAATAGCAGTCTTCTGCCCTCCGAGTCCAAACAGTCCAAGGGGCTGAAAAGGAAACATAAAGATGGAAAGGCACTGGTAGAGACCAGTgaacagaaaagtaaaaagaaggGAATTAAGAAGGTTGAGGAACAAGCTGTGAAGAAGCCAACAGA AGAAGATATCTGGTTCGACGATGTGGACCCAGATGACATGGAGGCCACTGTGGGGACGGAAGCAGCTGACATAATCCGCAGGAGGCGGGGGACCAAGACAGACCAGAAATCCTCAGATGCCACACTTGTGAAGGAGCATGCTTTTGAGGG ACTGACCAAAGCGGTGGCTATGGACTGTGAGATGGTGGGAGTTGGGCCTGAAGGCGAGGAAAGCATTGTGGCGAGAGTATCTCTCGTGAATCATTTTGGAAAGTGCATCTATGACAAATACGTGAAGCCCACAGAGCGAGTGACTGACTACAGGACAGCAGTCAGTGGCATTCGACCAAAAGACATCATCAATG GGGAAGATGTGAAGACTGTGCAGAAGGAAGTAGCTGATATTTTACAGGGAAGAATTCTTGTGGGGCATGCCATACACAATGATCTCAAG ATTTTGTTCCTGGATCACCCAAAGAAGAAAATCAGAGACACCCAGAAATACAAGCCATTTAAGAAAACCGtgaag aGTGGTCGGCCTTCATTAAAACTTCTCTGTGAGAAGATACTCCATGTCAAAGTCCAGCAGGGTGAACATTCATCT GTACAGGACGCCCAAGCAACAATGCGTCTCTACACATTAGTGAAAAAGCAGTGGGAGATGGATATCAAAGCCCGACATAAAGCAAATGGATCAACAAAGGAAAAGACTGAAAGAAAACCCAGGCTTCCAAAGAGCAAATCCAGCTAA